The following are from one region of the Tepidamorphus gemmatus genome:
- the pcaH gene encoding protocatechuate 3,4-dioxygenase subunit beta: MTRITGYRRITPDSAPAHPYPAYRSNPLRVPKRPLMILPHTLSEITGPVYGHETVRPEEADLTRQHAGEPLGERIIVHGRVLDEDGRPVRNSLVEIWQANAAGRYVHHRDQHPAPLDPNFTGAGRAVTDEEGRYRFITIRPGAYPWRNHTNAWRPAHIHFSLFGTSFTQRLVTQMYFPGDPLFPFDPIFNSVPDERARQRMVSVFDLEATEPEWALAYRFDIVLRGRDATPMEG; this comes from the coding sequence ATGACCCGTATCACAGGCTACCGCCGGATCACGCCCGACAGCGCGCCGGCTCATCCCTATCCGGCCTACCGGTCCAATCCGCTCAGGGTGCCGAAGCGGCCGTTGATGATCCTGCCGCACACGCTCTCGGAGATCACCGGCCCGGTCTACGGTCACGAGACGGTACGCCCGGAGGAGGCGGATCTGACCCGCCAGCATGCCGGCGAGCCGCTCGGCGAGCGCATCATCGTGCACGGCCGCGTGCTCGACGAGGACGGCCGGCCGGTCCGCAACAGCCTCGTCGAGATCTGGCAGGCCAATGCCGCGGGACGCTACGTCCATCACCGCGACCAGCATCCTGCCCCGCTCGATCCGAACTTCACCGGCGCCGGGCGTGCCGTCACCGATGAGGAGGGGCGCTATCGGTTCATCACCATCCGCCCCGGCGCCTACCCCTGGCGCAACCACACGAACGCCTGGCGCCCGGCGCATATCCACTTCTCGCTGTTCGGCACGAGCTTCACCCAGCGGCTCGTGACACAGATGTACTTCCCCGGCGATCCGCTGTTTCCCTTCGACCCGATCTTCAACTCGGTTCCGGACGAACGGGCCCGCCAGCGGATGGTCTCCGTGTTCGATCTCGAGGCCACCGAGCCGGAATGGGCGCTCGCCTACCGGTTCGACATCGTTCTGCGCGGCCGCGATGCCACGCCGATGGAGGGATGA
- a CDS encoding CoA-transferase subunit beta encodes MSHTATEMMTIAAARALRSDHVCFVGIGAPSAACNLARLTHAPGITLIYESGTIATRPDVLPLSIGDGELCDTALVTVDVPEMFRYWLQGGRISVGFLGGAQIDRFANLNTTVVGPYATPKVRLPGGGGAPEIASGCGEIFIIMTQSRRSFVERLDFVTSMGHGEGGDHRARLGLRTKGPTRVVTDLCVMEPDPATKELTVTSIHPGVTREAITEATGWPIRFAAEIAETPPPTATELAVLRDLHERTRRAHSSSA; translated from the coding sequence ATGAGTCATACCGCGACCGAGATGATGACGATCGCGGCGGCGCGCGCGCTGCGCAGCGACCACGTCTGCTTCGTCGGCATCGGCGCTCCGTCGGCCGCCTGCAACCTCGCCCGCCTCACCCATGCGCCCGGCATCACGCTGATCTACGAGTCCGGCACCATCGCGACCCGGCCCGACGTGCTGCCGCTGTCGATCGGCGACGGCGAGCTGTGCGACACCGCCCTCGTCACCGTGGATGTGCCGGAGATGTTCCGGTACTGGTTGCAGGGCGGGCGCATTTCGGTCGGCTTTCTCGGCGGTGCCCAGATTGACCGCTTCGCCAACCTCAACACGACTGTCGTCGGGCCCTATGCCACCCCGAAGGTCCGGTTGCCGGGGGGCGGCGGCGCCCCGGAGATAGCCTCCGGCTGCGGCGAGATCTTCATCATCATGACGCAGAGCCGACGCAGCTTCGTCGAGCGACTGGATTTCGTCACCTCCATGGGGCACGGCGAGGGCGGCGACCATCGCGCCCGGCTCGGGCTCCGCACCAAGGGGCCGACGCGCGTCGTCACAGATCTGTGCGTGATGGAGCCCGACCCGGCGACGAAGGAACTGACGGTCACATCGATCCATCCGGGTGTAACCCGCGAGGCGATCACCGAGGCGACCGGCTGGCCGATCCGGTTCGCCGCCGAGATTGCCGAAACGCCTCCGCCAACCGCGACCGAACTCGCGGTGCTGCGCGACCTGCACGAGCGCACGCGCCGGGCGCATTCCAGTTCCGCCTGA
- a CDS encoding CoA transferase subunit A, translating into MAEILPLRDAIARTVGDGDTVALEGFTHLIPYAAGHEIIRQRRTGLHLIRMTPDILYDQMIGMGCAARLTFSWGGNPGVGSLHRLRDAVENGWPGPLEIEEHSHAAMANAYDAGAANLPFAVFRGYVGADLPKVNPNIRYVDCPYTGERLATVPAIRPDVAVIHALRADREGNVLLEGIVGVQKQAVLAAKRSVVTVEEIVDELEDGSPNRVILPSWTITAIAEVPGGAHPSYAHGYYPRDNAFYIAWDPIARDRDRFRAWMDANVMTKGPEDFARHPRRHRVGEDA; encoded by the coding sequence GTGGCCGAGATACTTCCGCTCCGCGATGCGATCGCCCGCACAGTTGGCGACGGCGATACCGTTGCACTCGAGGGGTTCACGCATCTGATCCCCTATGCGGCTGGCCACGAGATCATCCGCCAGCGCCGCACCGGCCTGCACCTGATCCGCATGACGCCCGATATCCTGTACGATCAGATGATCGGCATGGGTTGCGCGGCAAGGCTCACCTTCTCCTGGGGCGGCAATCCCGGAGTCGGGTCGCTGCACAGGCTGCGCGATGCGGTGGAGAACGGCTGGCCCGGCCCGCTCGAGATCGAGGAGCACAGCCATGCCGCCATGGCCAACGCCTATGATGCGGGCGCGGCCAACCTGCCTTTCGCGGTGTTCCGCGGCTATGTCGGCGCCGACCTGCCGAAGGTGAATCCGAACATCCGGTACGTCGACTGCCCCTATACCGGCGAACGCCTGGCCACGGTGCCGGCGATCCGGCCCGACGTGGCGGTGATCCATGCGCTGAGGGCCGATCGTGAGGGTAACGTCCTGCTGGAAGGCATTGTCGGTGTCCAGAAGCAGGCGGTGCTAGCCGCGAAACGGTCGGTCGTGACCGTCGAGGAGATCGTCGACGAACTCGAGGACGGGTCGCCGAACCGCGTCATCCTGCCGTCCTGGACGATCACCGCGATCGCCGAGGTGCCGGGCGGCGCCCACCCCTCCTACGCGCACGGCTACTATCCGCGCGACAACGCCTTCTACATCGCCTGGGATCCGATCGCGCGCGACCGCGATCGCTTCCGCGCCTGGATGGACGCCAATGTGATGACGAAGGGGCCGGAGGATTTCGCCCGCCATCCCCGCCGGCATCGGGTCGGGGAGGATGCATGA